A DNA window from Candidatus Protochlamydia naegleriophila contains the following coding sequences:
- a CDS encoding class I SAM-dependent rRNA methyltransferase, with protein MQKNGVILKPGKDKAVRNYHHWIFSGAVQAYPAFQDGHILPVYSSEGQLLGSGYFNRRSGIAGRMVSFDATPPLESIEQSLLAAWALRKQLFDPQVTNAFRLLHGEGDGIPGLTIDVYGDVFVLQSATKGIDLLKPWLIETLQKHFQPRSIYEKSALPSRKEEGLGDVQGLLAGEDVPEIAFLENGLTFTTSVMKSQKTGFFLDHREMRQWIRSLSHGKRVLNAFSYTGGFSVYALAGGAKHVDSVDISQEAVDASKRHIGLNGFNAAEQGFICADVFAFLRESSLPYDLVILDPPAFAKRHKDIVPACRGYKDINRLAMQKMPASSLLLTCSCSHHVDESLFQKVVFQAAVDAKRKVRIIGKHRLAGDHPVNLFHPESDYLKSLLLYVE; from the coding sequence ATGCAAAAAAACGGTGTCATTTTAAAACCCGGCAAAGATAAAGCTGTACGAAACTACCACCATTGGATTTTTTCAGGAGCCGTGCAAGCCTATCCTGCATTTCAAGATGGTCACATTCTTCCCGTTTATTCTTCAGAGGGGCAATTGCTTGGGAGCGGTTACTTTAATCGACGTTCCGGCATTGCGGGACGCATGGTCTCTTTTGATGCAACGCCTCCCTTAGAAAGCATCGAACAAAGCTTGTTAGCGGCATGGGCCTTAAGAAAGCAATTATTTGATCCGCAAGTGACAAATGCATTCCGCTTGCTTCACGGTGAAGGGGATGGGATCCCGGGTTTGACAATCGATGTGTATGGTGATGTCTTTGTCTTGCAAAGCGCTACCAAAGGAATCGACTTGCTTAAGCCTTGGTTAATCGAAACATTGCAGAAACATTTTCAGCCGCGCTCTATTTATGAAAAATCAGCCTTGCCGTCGCGTAAAGAGGAGGGACTTGGAGATGTTCAAGGTTTATTGGCCGGAGAGGATGTTCCAGAGATTGCATTTCTTGAGAATGGCCTGACGTTTACAACCTCTGTGATGAAGTCGCAAAAGACCGGTTTTTTTCTCGATCATCGAGAAATGAGGCAATGGATTCGTTCGCTATCCCATGGAAAGCGAGTTTTGAATGCATTTTCTTATACAGGGGGCTTTAGCGTCTACGCTTTGGCCGGGGGTGCCAAGCATGTGGATTCGGTGGATATCTCTCAAGAGGCTGTTGATGCATCCAAGAGGCATATTGGCTTGAACGGCTTTAATGCGGCTGAACAAGGATTTATTTGTGCTGATGTGTTTGCTTTTTTACGAGAAAGCAGTCTGCCTTATGATCTGGTAATTTTAGATCCTCCGGCTTTTGCAAAAAGGCATAAAGATATTGTGCCTGCTTGCCGCGGCTATAAAGACATCAATCGCCTTGCCATGCAAAAGATGCCAGCCAGTTCGCTTCTTTTGACCTGTTCTTGTTCACACCATGTAGATGAAAGTTTATTTCAAAAGGTTGTTTTTCAAGCGGCGGTAGACGCTAAACGCAAAGTGCGCATCATTGGAAAACACCGCTTGGCGGGGGATCATCCTGTCAATCTTTTCCATCCTGAAAGCGACTATTTGAAAAGCCTGCTCCTTTACGTCGAATAA